Proteins encoded by one window of Paenibacillus sp. DCT19:
- a CDS encoding alpha-L-fucosidase, whose protein sequence is MKLDKNEYLKHIDATIANGKYQDNWNSLRQFKVPDWYQNAKFGIFIHWGLYSVPAYDSEWYSRNMYIQGSKAYDHHLEVYGPHKDFGYKDFIPMFKAEKFDADEWATLFKQSGARYVMPVAEHHDGFQMYRSSISHYNTYEMGPKRDLLAEMKTAYEKQDLKLCVSSHRAEHWFFMSHGKEFESDVHEPLEQGDFYWPAMPEPKDHFDLYDCPPSQAFLEDWLIRCCELVDQYQPRVFYFDWWIQNAAFKPYLKKFCAYYYNKGEEWGTPVAINYKHDAFMFGSAVPDVERGNLLNSNLTSGKRIQLSPKIPGVTRKVMCIKRRGRLYEILSTS, encoded by the coding sequence ATGAAATTAGACAAAAATGAATATTTGAAACATATTGATGCAACGATTGCGAATGGAAAGTATCAGGATAACTGGAACTCGCTTCGTCAATTTAAAGTCCCCGATTGGTACCAGAACGCGAAGTTTGGCATATTTATTCACTGGGGATTATACTCCGTACCTGCGTATGATAGCGAATGGTATTCGCGAAATATGTATATTCAAGGCTCCAAAGCCTATGATCATCATCTAGAGGTATATGGCCCTCACAAGGATTTTGGATACAAGGACTTTATTCCCATGTTTAAGGCAGAGAAGTTTGATGCCGACGAATGGGCTACACTGTTCAAACAATCGGGAGCAAGATACGTGATGCCTGTAGCGGAGCACCATGATGGTTTTCAAATGTACCGAAGCTCCATCTCTCACTATAACACATATGAAATGGGACCCAAACGTGATCTGCTGGCAGAGATGAAAACGGCGTATGAGAAGCAGGATCTTAAGCTTTGTGTGTCATCACACCGCGCGGAGCATTGGTTCTTCATGTCCCATGGCAAGGAATTTGAGTCCGATGTGCACGAGCCGTTGGAGCAAGGAGACTTCTACTGGCCTGCGATGCCTGAACCTAAGGATCATTTCGACCTATATGATTGTCCGCCAAGCCAAGCATTTCTTGAGGATTGGTTGATCCGTTGCTGTGAATTGGTTGATCAATATCAGCCACGTGTATTTTATTTTGACTGGTGGATTCAGAACGCCGCGTTCAAGCCTTATTTGAAGAAATTCTGCGCCTACTATTACAACAAAGGGGAAGAGTGGGGTACACCTGTTGCGATTAATTACAAGCATGATGCTTTTATGTTTGGCTCTGCGGTTCCGGATGTGGAGAGGGGCAATTTGCTGAACTCAAACCTTACTTCTGGCAAACGGATACAGCTGTCGCCAAAAATTCCTGGTGTTACACGGAAGGTAATGTGTATAAAACGGCGGGGGAGATTATACGAGATTTTGTCGACATCGTGA
- a CDS encoding AraC family transcriptional regulator, giving the protein MTQSYSSISDHSFLKYWCHFSAKVGGINLFQIVKFPHFCTIAQPEQINTIFRDILMYLKSGEVYGHMMAKSKLMELIAQYVMQMDVEQIAYLNVPAIEKITAVLAYIDSYIEENISVQELAQLAYMHPNYFIRFFKQQIGVPPIHYITSKKIDKAKELLSCTPSTVTIIAEHLGFSDLYYFSRQFKKHTGLTPTDYRKLKTGIVL; this is encoded by the coding sequence GTGACACAGTCCTACTCCTCCATAAGTGATCATTCTTTCCTCAAATACTGGTGTCATTTCAGTGCTAAGGTGGGCGGCATCAATCTATTCCAGATTGTGAAGTTCCCTCACTTCTGTACGATTGCTCAGCCTGAACAGATCAATACGATTTTTCGCGATATACTTATGTATCTGAAGTCAGGTGAAGTCTATGGGCATATGATGGCCAAAAGTAAACTAATGGAGCTCATCGCTCAATATGTGATGCAAATGGACGTAGAACAGATTGCTTATCTTAATGTACCTGCCATAGAGAAAATCACGGCTGTACTCGCTTACATTGATTCTTATATTGAAGAAAACATTTCAGTTCAGGAGCTGGCACAACTCGCCTACATGCATCCTAACTATTTTATTCGATTCTTCAAACAGCAGATTGGTGTCCCGCCCATCCACTATATTACCAGCAAGAAAATCGATAAGGCGAAGGAACTCTTAAGCTGTACGCCAAGCACTGTCACCATCATTGCAGAACACCTTGGCTTCAGTGATCTGTATTATTTCTCTAGACAGTTCAAAAAGCACACCGGACTTACACCCACCGATTACCGTAAATTAAAGACGGGCATCGTATTGTAA
- a CDS encoding pentapeptide repeat-containing protein produces MYQYKDQEYDTVQFDGRDLRYGELISCVFTRCTFMNTEMDEIETSNCRFIECDFRGVTLNASSHTESAFENCTFGGANLFVSKFTSCKMTGSDFSGAQMDGISMIGGDWSYTNLRHIKLGKQDLRGIRFHEVDFSDTDLGKADLRDCDMSRATLTRTKLTGTDLRGANLEGIDLKSMDVKGARMDREQAVLFMRSYGAKVD; encoded by the coding sequence GTGTACCAATACAAAGATCAGGAATATGATACAGTGCAGTTTGATGGGCGTGATTTACGTTATGGAGAGCTTATAAGCTGTGTTTTCACAAGATGTACGTTTATGAATACAGAGATGGATGAAATTGAGACAAGCAACTGTCGCTTTATTGAATGTGACTTTAGAGGTGTGACGCTGAATGCTTCGTCTCATACGGAATCTGCCTTTGAAAATTGTACGTTTGGCGGAGCAAATCTATTTGTCTCCAAATTCACTTCTTGCAAGATGACAGGCTCTGACTTCTCCGGGGCACAGATGGATGGCATATCCATGATTGGTGGTGATTGGTCTTATACCAATTTGCGTCATATCAAGCTAGGGAAGCAGGACTTAAGAGGCATTCGTTTCCATGAAGTCGATTTCTCCGATACGGATCTGGGTAAGGCCGATCTGAGAGATTGTGATATGTCCAGAGCAACGTTGACCCGAACCAAGCTAACAGGAACCGATCTTCGTGGTGCGAATTTAGAAGGAATTGATCTGAAATCAATGGATGTAAAAGGTGCACGAATGGACAGAGAGCAAGCGGTTCTGTTTATGCGCTCATACGGGGCTAAGGTTGACTAG
- a CDS encoding DUF3817 domain-containing protein — MKTITGRFRIAGIWEGISFLLLLLVAMPLKYFADISSAVAVVGMIHGVLFPLYLIALVHIAIVHKWKPVRWFMGVLAGFLPFGTFVFESYLRKRDWK, encoded by the coding sequence ATGAAGACCATTACCGGCCGTTTTAGAATTGCAGGCATTTGGGAAGGAATTTCCTTCTTATTATTGCTTCTCGTTGCCATGCCATTGAAGTATTTTGCAGACATATCCTCAGCAGTAGCTGTCGTAGGCATGATTCATGGGGTTCTCTTCCCACTCTATCTTATTGCGTTAGTGCATATTGCGATCGTACATAAATGGAAGCCAGTACGCTGGTTCATGGGTGTGCTAGCTGGATTTTTGCCTTTTGGAACATTCGTATTCGAATCCTATCTTCGCAAGAGAGATTGGAAGTAG
- a CDS encoding LacI family DNA-binding transcriptional regulator, with amino-acid sequence MSKFDEIMKRSGYSKATVSRVINNSRHVSDEARQKITEIMKQLNYIPNRNAVSLSTGQTKQIGIVTSTSNAIILSFMNQFIDTAMDFGFQTLIYTTRGDKDIELKAFEDLRSKRVDGLAIIACVNDPEKLKAYLEYGPIVSWQRMGNNEIPSVAMDQAEGYILALEHLVSKGYTRIANVFGRADSINTQSRRVAYETFMASKGLPVLKEAYQYWVFTSSDGEEAMRKMANAPEPPQAVLCSNDYAAIGILSEARKLHISVPEQLAIVGFDDVELSRVLGITTIHNPIAEQATQAFHQLWAVLGRQKMEPEPLTYRLVARETT; translated from the coding sequence ATGTCCAAGTTTGATGAGATTATGAAGCGATCTGGTTATTCGAAGGCAACCGTTTCACGAGTGATTAACAACTCACGTCACGTGAGTGATGAAGCGAGGCAGAAAATAACTGAGATTATGAAGCAATTAAATTATATTCCGAATCGAAATGCCGTTTCGCTATCCACAGGGCAAACGAAGCAGATCGGCATCGTTACATCCACCTCAAATGCCATTATTCTATCTTTTATGAATCAATTTATTGATACAGCGATGGATTTTGGCTTCCAAACACTGATTTATACGACTCGTGGAGATAAAGATATTGAATTAAAGGCTTTTGAAGATCTGCGGAGTAAACGTGTGGATGGATTAGCGATTATCGCATGTGTGAACGATCCTGAGAAGTTGAAGGCTTATCTGGAGTATGGCCCTATTGTTTCATGGCAGCGCATGGGGAATAACGAGATCCCGTCGGTTGCTATGGATCAGGCTGAAGGATATATTCTTGCACTGGAGCATCTGGTATCCAAAGGATACACGCGAATCGCCAACGTTTTTGGTCGGGCAGATAGCATAAATACGCAAAGTCGCAGAGTGGCGTATGAGACATTCATGGCGAGTAAAGGGCTACCTGTGTTGAAAGAGGCGTATCAATATTGGGTATTTACTTCATCAGATGGGGAAGAAGCGATGCGGAAAATGGCAAACGCACCCGAGCCTCCGCAAGCTGTGTTATGCTCCAATGACTATGCTGCGATCGGCATTTTAAGTGAAGCGCGTAAACTACATATTAGCGTACCGGAGCAACTCGCGATTGTTGGCTTTGATGATGTTGAACTATCTCGTGTACTCGGAATCACTACGATACATAATCCGATTGCTGAACAAGCAACCCAGGCATTCCACCAATTATGGGCAGTGCTCGGCAGACAGAAAATGGAGCCTGAGCCACTCACATATCGATTGGTTGCACGCGAGACCACATAA
- a CDS encoding glycoside hydrolase family 1 protein, with protein sequence MSNTQFNFPENFLWGGAIAANQAEGAYNEGGKGLSTQDVAPKGIMGPITEEPTEDNMKLIGIDLYHRYKEDVKLFAEMGFKVFRTSIAWSRIFPKGDELEPNEEGLQFYDDLFDECLKYGIEPLVTLSHYETPLHLSKEYDGWVNRKMVGFYERYATTVFKRYKNKVKYWLTFNEINSILEAPFMSGGIYTPKEKLSKQDLFQAIHHELVASASAVKLCHEIIPSAQIGCMILSMPTYPLTPNPDDMIKVMEFEHSNYFFGDVHVRGRYPGYMKRYFREKGIEIKMEAGDEEMLLNTVDFISFSYYMSICQTADPEKQKAGEGNLLGGVPNPYLAASEWGWQIDPQGLRYVLNMFYDRYQKPLFIVENGLGAVDELITGADGEKTVEDDYRIQYLNDHLVQVAEAIEDGVEVMGYTSWGCIDVVSASSAQLKKRYGYIYVDRHDDGSGTLERYRKKSFHWYKDIISTNGKSLKR encoded by the coding sequence ATGAGTAATACTCAATTTAACTTCCCCGAAAATTTCTTGTGGGGCGGCGCAATCGCTGCGAACCAAGCTGAAGGTGCATACAATGAAGGCGGTAAAGGCTTGTCCACGCAGGACGTAGCTCCTAAGGGCATCATGGGGCCGATCACTGAAGAACCAACTGAAGATAATATGAAACTGATCGGAATCGATCTATATCATCGCTACAAGGAAGATGTGAAGCTTTTTGCCGAAATGGGCTTCAAAGTATTCCGTACCTCCATTGCATGGTCACGTATTTTCCCAAAAGGCGACGAATTGGAGCCTAATGAAGAAGGTCTGCAATTCTACGATGATCTCTTTGACGAGTGTCTCAAATATGGAATTGAACCGTTGGTAACCCTGTCCCACTATGAAACACCACTTCACCTGTCCAAAGAATATGATGGCTGGGTTAACCGTAAAATGGTTGGATTCTATGAGCGTTATGCTACAACGGTATTTAAACGTTACAAAAACAAAGTTAAATACTGGCTGACTTTCAACGAAATCAATTCCATCCTGGAAGCTCCATTCATGAGTGGCGGGATCTACACACCAAAAGAGAAATTGAGCAAGCAAGACTTGTTCCAGGCGATCCATCACGAATTGGTAGCAAGTGCGTCTGCGGTGAAGCTCTGTCATGAGATTATTCCAAGTGCACAGATTGGCTGTATGATCTTAAGCATGCCTACGTATCCATTAACACCAAACCCAGATGATATGATCAAAGTGATGGAATTCGAGCATAGCAACTACTTCTTCGGTGATGTACACGTAAGAGGTCGTTACCCAGGATACATGAAACGTTACTTCCGTGAAAAAGGCATTGAGATTAAAATGGAAGCTGGCGACGAGGAAATGTTGCTCAACACGGTTGATTTCATCTCCTTCAGCTATTATATGAGCATCTGTCAAACAGCTGATCCTGAGAAACAAAAAGCAGGTGAAGGTAACCTGCTCGGAGGTGTTCCAAACCCTTATCTCGCAGCAAGCGAATGGGGATGGCAGATTGACCCACAAGGTCTTCGCTATGTGCTGAACATGTTCTATGATCGTTACCAAAAACCATTGTTCATCGTAGAAAATGGACTTGGCGCTGTGGACGAGCTTATTACTGGCGCTGATGGTGAGAAAACAGTTGAAGATGATTACCGTATCCAATACTTGAACGACCATCTGGTACAGGTTGCTGAAGCGATTGAAGATGGCGTTGAAGTTATGGGTTATACCTCATGGGGATGTATCGATGTCGTAAGTGCTTCTAGCGCTCAACTGAAAAAACGTTATGGTTACATTTACGTTGACCGTCATGATGATGGATCAGGTACACTCGAACGTTACCGTAAGAAATCATTCCACTGGTACAAAGATATCATCAGCACCAACGGAAAAAGCTTGAAACGCTAA